A part of Meleagris gallopavo isolate NT-WF06-2002-E0010 breed Aviagen turkey brand Nicholas breeding stock chromosome 28, Turkey_5.1, whole genome shotgun sequence genomic DNA contains:
- the PIK3C2B gene encoding LOW QUALITY PROTEIN: phosphatidylinositol 4-phosphate 3-kinase C2 domain-containing subunit beta (The sequence of the model RefSeq protein was modified relative to this genomic sequence to represent the inferred CDS: inserted 1 base in 1 codon), with protein MSATRGNGEHWKSLESVGISRKELALAEALQMEYDALSRLRQDKEESRAKQRAEPPLISWDEPENTHGCTGIKATRGLSGSDPALCNNAAPEGLTPALPTPPPQPNAAPTGTEGPGWLKTPLAGDYLYIFDGSEGDFLGEPLNGTSPLDSNGGSPKKLSPPPLPPRNSVRSHPEGSRRLGKGSPPSSKGPQPRDVNVFSAHEQPRGKLLARRISEEDPYGLADYEGINDAITCLNLKSTYESQVLREAARSWKEGRSIFEKESSGKPVARSKTMPPQVPPRTYVSRFGNRKNVAPNKNRRISADPVPPRPRSLANGYELFEVSEERDEEVAAFCHMLDVLRSSSSPQDYSLTGFVWSAVSLSPEHLGHGISLKVTVLCDSLQEPLTFTCDCSSTVDLLIYQTLCYTHDELHTVDVEDFVLKLCGLEEFLQNKHALGSHEYIQHCRKFDIDIRLQLMRRKAVRSDLARTASDDQSPSTLNHYIHLQERPIKQTISRQALSLLFDTFHNEVDTFLAAEGDFPLKAERVIQSVMAICNALAAVESQEITTALNQMPPCPSRMQPKIQKDPNVLAKRENRERIVESLTAAILDLVGLYCSTFNADFQTAVQWSREHGVVQEARLLSCPLSFTVYATHRIPITWAASYEDFYLSCSITHGGKELCSPLHTRKAHVYKYLFHLIIWDQQICFPVQVNRLPRETLLSVTLFAVPVPPPGSSSDTNRQRRVPEALGWVTTPLFNFRQVLTCGRKLLGLWPATQDNSRARSSAPNFNQPDSVILQIDFPTSAFDVKFVSPLAAEVSPKYEFGSLGEEDQRRLREAMQKKSLYWLTDADRKRLWEKRYYCHAAPGSLPMLLASAPSWEWACLPDIYALLSQWTYMSHQDALGLLHATFPDQEVRRTAVQWIDSISDTELLDYLPQLVQALKYECYLDSPLVRFLMKRAICDLKITHYFFWLLKDGLKDSQFSIRYQYLLAALLCCCGKGLREEFDRQCLLVNTLARLAQQVRDAAPSARQGILREGLEEVKQFFKANGSCRLPLSPSLLVKGIVPRDCSYFNSNAVPLKLSFQNVDPLGENIRVIFKCGDDLRQDMLTLQMIRIMNKIWVQEGLDMRMVIFRCFSTGRGRGMVEMIPNAETLRKIQVEHGVTGSFKDRPLADWLQKHNPEEDEYEKAVENFIYXCAGCCVATYVLGICDRHNDNIMLKTTGHMFHIDFGRFLGHAQMFGNIKRDRAPFVFTSDMAYVINGGDKPSSRFHDFVDLCCQAYNLIRKHTHLFLNLLGLMLSCGIPELSDLEDLKYVYDALRPQDTDADATTYFTRLIESSLGSVATKLNFFIHNLAQMKFTGSDARPTLSFAPRTHTIKTSGRICDVFLCRHERVFNPSKGYTYVVKVKRESPSEVTFVQRTFEEFQELHNKLRLLFPSSLLPSFPSRFIIGRSRGEAVAERRKEELNGYIWHLIHAAPEVAECDLIYTFFHPLPRDEKAAGTNPAPKPADTTWARPLGKVGGEVKLSISYKNNKLFIMVMHIRGLQPLQDGNDPDPYVKTYLLPDPQKTTKRKTKVARKTCNPTYNEMLVYDGVPRGDLQQRELRLSVLSEEGFWENILLGEVGIRLRDLDLAQEKMGWFALGSRGHGTL; from the exons ATGTCTGCCACGCGTGGCAATGGAGAGCACTGGAAGTCCCTGGAGTCGGTGGGCATCAGCCGCAAGGAGCTGGCGCTGGCCGAGGCCCTGCAGATGGAATACGACGCGCTGTCGCGACTGCGGCAGGACAAGGAGGAGAGCCGGGCCAAGCAGCGCGCCGAGCCGCCCCTCATCTCCTGGGATGAGCCCGAAAACACCCATGGGTGCACCGGGATCAAAGCCACGCGTGGTCTGTCCGGCTCCGACCCTGCGCTCTGCAATAATGCAGCGCCCGAGGGGCTGACCCCAGCCCTCCCCACGCCCCCGCCACAGCCCAACGCTGCACCCACCGGCACAGAGGGTCCGGGCTGGCTGAAGACCCCGCTGGCCGGGGACTACCTCTACATCTTCGATGGCTCTGAAGGTGATTTTCTCGGGGAGCCCCTAAATGGCACTTCACCTCTTGACAGCAATGGAGGATCCCCCAAAAAGCTCTCCCCGCCGCCGCTGCCTCCCCGGAATTCCGTGCGGAGCCACCCCGAAGGCAGCCGGCGCCTGGGGAAGGGATCCCCGCCGTCCTCCAAAGGACCCCAGCCCAGGGACGTCAACGTGTTCTCAGCCCATGAGCAGCCCCGCGGCAAGCTGCTCGCCCGCCGCATCTCCGAGGAGGATCCCTACGGCCTGGCTGACTACGAGGGCATCAACGATGCCATCACCTGCCTCAACCTAAAGTCCACCTACGAGTCCCAGGTGCTGCGGGAAGCTGCCCGCAGCTGGAAAGAGGGCAGGAGCATCTTTGAGAAGGAATCGAGTGGTAAACCGGTGGCACGGAGCAAAACCATGCCCCCCCAGGTCCCCCCGCGGACCTACGTCTCCCGATTTGGCAACAGGAAGAATGTGGCACCCAACAAGAACCGCAGGATCTCTGCTGACCCG GTCCCACCCAGGCCACGCTCCTTAGCCAATGGCTATGAGCTCTTTGAGGTGTCGGAGGAGAGGGACGAGGAGGTGGCTGCTTTCTGCCATATGCTGGATGT GCTGCGGTCCAGCTCCAGCCCCCAGGACTATTCCCTGACCGGCTTCGTGTGGAGTGCAGTCAGCCTCAGCCCTGAGCACCTGGGGCACGGCATCAGCCTGAAGGTGACAGTGCTGTGTGACAGCCTGCAGGAGCCCCTCACCTTCACCTGCGACT GCTCCTCCACTGTGGATCTGCTCATCTACCAGACGCTGTGCTACACGCACGACGAGCTGCACACCGTTGATGTTGAGGATTTTGTGCTCAAGCTCTGTGGCTTGGAGGAATTCTTGCAAAA CAAGCACGCGTTAGGGAGCCATGAATacatccagcactgcaggaaatTTGACATCGACATCCGCCTGCAGCTGATGAGGAGGAAGGCGGTGCGCAGCGACCTGGCCCGGACG gCCAGCGATGACCAGAGCCCCTCCACCCTCAACCACTACATCCACCTCCAGGAGAGGCCTATCAAGCAGACCATCAGCAG GCAGgccctgagtctcctcttcgACACCTTCCACAACGAGGTGGATACATTCCTGGCAGCTGAG GGAGACTTCCCACTGAAGGCAGAGAGGGTGATCCAGTCGGTCATGGCCATCTGCAACGCCCTGGCTGCCGTTGAGTCACAGGAAATCACAACAGCCCTCAACCAGATGCCCCCCTGCCCCTCCCGCATGCAGCCCAAAATCCAGAAG gatCCAAATGTTCTGGCCAAGAGGGAAAATCGAG AGAGGATCGTGGAGAGCCTGACGGCTGCCATCCTGGACCTGGTGGGGCTTTACTGCAGCACCTTCAATGCTGACTTCCAGACAGCTGTGCAATGGAGCCGGgagcacggcgtggtgcaggaGGCTCGCCTGCTCTCCTGCCCACTCTCCTTCACCGTTTACGCCACGCACCGCATCCCCATCACCTGGGCTGCCAG CTATGAAGATTTCTACCTCTCTTGCTCCATCACGCACGGTGGTAAGGAGCTATGCAGCCCCCTGCACACCAGAAAGGCCCACGTCTACAAGTACCTTTTCCACCTCATCATATGGGACCAGCA GATCTGCTTCCCCGTCCAGGTGAACCGACTGCCACGGGAGACGCTGCTCAGCGTCACGCTCTTCGCCGTGCCCGTCCCCCCCCCGGGGAGCTCCTCTGACACCAACAGGCAGCGGCGGGTCCCTGAGGCCCTGGGCTGGGTCACCACTCCGCTCTTCAACTTCAGGCA GGTCCTGACCTGCGGGAGAAAGCTTTTGGGCTTGTGGCCGGCGACCCAGGACAACTCCAGAGCCAGATCGAGTGCCCCCAACTTCAACCAACCCGACAGCGTCATCCTGCAG ATCGATTTCCCCACCTCTGCTTTCGACGTGAAGTTCGTGAGCCCGCTGGCGGCCGAGGTGAGCCCCAAGTACGAATTTGGCAGCCTGGGTGAGGAGGACCAGCGCAGGCTGCGGGAGGCGATGCAGAAGAAATCGCTCTATTG GTTGACAGATGCGGACCGCAAACGGCTGTGGGAGAAGCGCTACTACTGCCATGCAGCACCCGGCTCGCTGCCCATGCTGCTGGCCAGTGCACCCAGCTGGGAGTGGGCCTGCCTGCCTGACATCTACGCCCTGCTGAGCCAGTGGACCTACATGAGCCACCAGGATGCCCTGGGGCTCCTTCATGCCAC GTTCCCGGACCAAGAGGTGAGGAGGACGGCCGTGCAGTGGATCGACTCCATCTCTGACACGGAGCTGCTGGACTACTTGCCCCAGCTGGTCCAG GCCTTGAAGTATGAGTGCTACCTGGACAGCCCACTGGTGCGCTTCCTCATGAAGCGAGCAATCTGTGACCTGAAAATCACCCACTATTTCTTCTG GCTGCTGAAGGATGGCCTGAAAGATTCCCAGTTCAGCATCCGCTACCAGTACCTgttggcagctctgctgtgctgctgcggGAAGGGGCTGCGGGAGGAGTTTGACCGGCAGTGCCTGCTGGTCAACACATTGGCCAGGCTGGCCCAACAAGTGAGGGATGCTGCTCCGTCCGCACGCCAG GGCATCCTGCGTGAGGGGCTGGAGGAGGTGAAGCAATTTTTCAAGGCTAATGGGTCGTGCCGGCTGCCGCTCAGCCCCAGCCTGCTGGTGAAGGGGATAGTGCCCCGG GACTGCTCCTATTTCAACTCCAACGCCGTCCCACTGAAGCTCTCCTTCCAGAACGTCGATCCCCTCGGAGAAAATATCCGGGTCATCTTTAAG TGCGGCGATGATCTGCGGCAGGACATGCTGACACTGCAGATGATCCGGATCATGAACAAAATCTGGGTGCAGGAGGGGCTGGACATGCGCATGGTCATCTTCCGCTGCTTCTCCACGGGCCGTGGACGAG GCATGGTGGAGATGATCCCCAACGCCGAGACCCTACGCAAAATCCAGGTGGAGCACGGTGTGACGGGCTCCTTTAAGGACAGACCACTGGCTGACTGGCTGCAGAAACACAACCCCGAGGAGGATGAATATGAGAAG GCTGTGGAGAACTTCATCT CCTGCGCTGGCTGCTGTGTGGCCACCTATGTGCTGGGGATCTGCGACCGGCACAACGACAACATCATGCTCAAGACCACCGGCCACATGTTTCACATCGATTTTGGCAGGTTCCTGGGCCACGCTCAGATGTTTGGCAACATCAAGAG GGACCGGGCACCGTTTGTCTTCACCTCAGACATGGCATACGTCATCAATGGTGGGGACAAGCCCTCTAGCCGCTTCCACGACTTCGTCGATCTGTGCTGCCAGGCTTATAACCTGATCCGCAAGCACACCCATCTCTTCCTCAACCTGCTGGGGCTG ATGCTGTCCTGTGGCATCCCTGAACTTTCCGACCTGGAGGACCTCAAATATGTCTACGATGCACTAAGGCCACAGGACACTGACGCTGATGCCACCACCTACTTCACCAG GTTGATTGAGTCCAGCCTGGGCAGTGTGGCCACCAAACTCAACTTCTTCATCCACAACCTGGCACAGATGAAGTTCACAGGCTCTGATGCCCGCCCAACCCTCTCCTTTGCCCCCCGCACACACACCATCAAGACGTCCGGCCGGATCTGCGATGTCTTCCTCTGCCGCCATGAGAGGGTCTTCAACCCCAGCAAGGGCTAT ACCTACGTGGTGAAGGTGAAACGGGAGAGCCCGAGCGAGGTGACCTTTGTGCAGCGCACCTTTGAGGAGTTCCAGGAGTTGCACAACAAGCTGCGCCTGCTCTTCCCCTCCTCGCTGCTGCCCAG CTTCCCCAGTAGGTTCATTATTGGCCGATCACGAGGAGAGGCAGTAGctgagaggaggaaagaagaactCAATGGCTACATCTGGCATCTCATCCACGCTGCCCCCGAGGTGGCCGAG TGTGACCTCATCTATACCTTTTTCCACCCGCTGCCCAGGGATGAGAAGGCAGCTGGCACCAACCCGGCCCCAAAGCCAGCAG acaCCACATGGGCTCGTCCCCTGGGGAAGGTTGGCGGGGAGGTGAAGCTCTCCATCTCCTACAAGAACAACAAGCTCTTCATCATGGTGATGCACATCCGGGGGCTG cagcCCCTCCAGGATGGCAACGACCCTGACCCCTATGTCAAGACCTACCTGCTGCCTGATCCCCAGAAAACCACTAAGAGGAAAACCAAAGTGGCCCGGAAAACCTGCAACCCTACCTACAACGAAATG CTGGTCTACGATGGGGTGCCTCGGGGCGACCTGCAGCAACGGGAGCTGCGGCTGAGCGTGCTGAGCGAGGAAGGCTTTTGGGAGAACATTCTCCTTGGGGAGGTCGGCATCCGCCTGCGGGACCTCGATTTGGCACAGGAGAAGATGGGGTGGTTCGCCCTTGGATCCCGTGGCCACGGCACGCTCTGA